A stretch of the Amycolatopsis sp. BJA-103 genome encodes the following:
- a CDS encoding non-ribosomal peptide synthetase codes for MSDTKEWTFPASFGQERIWLSGQLDPASPVYNLHCRARLDRPLTAAQWRTALGVVVGRHEALRTSFRMDGGALMQVVHAEVPIEPEVHDLRDLPAEARGDRLAELVGAVVRGAIPLDSPPPWRAQLCRLADDEWVLTFVVHHTVFDARSVLVLEAELSEACDAVFEGREPKLPELAIQYPDYSAWQRGQLETSSEQLDYWRTQLAGLPPVHGLPTDRPRPSALTFAGDQVDFALPDGLIGRVGELSRELSASPFMVLLAGYAALVARLSRVDDVVVGVPVAGRDLPELADLIGMFVNQMAVRVDCSGAPAFTELVGRVRTTLLEAIDHSQVPFQVVAEAAGAERDPGVQTLYQLGFNFLPDSGLEPVRSATAKDDIAIDLTAVDGRLVYRTDLFDRETAEAVAERYLRLLTSALADPAQSIADLSLLSEVERELVLTGWNSAEPSTVSNSDATTVPARFEDQVRRTPDAPAVDLGGVRLTYAELNTRANRVAHRLRELGAGPGTVVGVCVPNSADLLTGLLGVLKSGAAYVPLDPANPAPRQALILADAGVPFVLVAGESTLDTKTLALDDPAEWSTAATENPEPAAGPGDVAYVIYTSGSTGRPKGVEVEHRAVDTYLAWAREAYPGLAGRALLHTSPSFDLTVTTLLGTLTAGGAVVDGGRPTFVKATPTHLAVLAEELFPTGELVLGGEALTAEAVQPWRERHPGTLVVNEYGPTEATVGCVVHRIEPGDELPSGPVLIGRPVPGTRVYVLDERRQPVPPGVPGELFVAGPQLARGYLGLPDLTAEKFTEGPSGRMYATGDLVRWRRDGTLDYLGRIDEQVKLRGYRIEPGEVEAALRELPQVRDAAVAVRGDTLVGYVVGSSDGAAEALRKTLPDYLVPTRFVKLDALPMAASGKLDRAALPDPEPGEAVAYVAPRTAAEELVTEVLGELLDIGDLGVHDDFFARGGNSLLAIRAMSRLRKQLEVDIPVRGLFSFTTVAELAAEIERRLAEDLDQLSDEEVQRQLAEGELS; via the coding sequence ATGAGCGACACGAAGGAATGGACGTTCCCGGCCTCGTTCGGCCAGGAGCGGATCTGGCTGTCCGGCCAGCTCGACCCCGCGTCCCCGGTGTACAACCTGCACTGCCGGGCCCGGCTGGACCGCCCGCTGACCGCCGCGCAGTGGCGCACCGCGCTCGGCGTCGTCGTCGGGCGGCACGAGGCGCTGCGCACGTCGTTCCGCATGGACGGTGGCGCGCTCATGCAGGTGGTGCACGCCGAGGTGCCGATCGAGCCCGAAGTACACGACTTGCGGGATCTGCCCGCCGAGGCTCGCGGCGACCGGCTCGCCGAACTCGTCGGCGCTGTCGTGCGCGGGGCCATCCCGCTCGACTCGCCGCCGCCGTGGCGGGCCCAGCTGTGCCGCCTGGCCGACGACGAGTGGGTGCTCACGTTCGTCGTGCACCACACCGTGTTCGACGCCCGTTCGGTGCTGGTGCTGGAGGCCGAGCTGAGCGAGGCGTGCGACGCCGTCTTCGAGGGCCGCGAGCCGAAGCTGCCCGAGCTGGCCATCCAGTACCCGGACTACTCGGCCTGGCAGCGCGGGCAGCTCGAAACGTCCTCCGAACAGCTGGACTACTGGCGGACGCAGCTCGCCGGGCTGCCGCCGGTCCACGGCCTGCCCACCGACCGGCCGCGTCCCTCAGCACTGACGTTCGCCGGTGACCAGGTGGACTTCGCCCTCCCGGACGGACTGATCGGCCGGGTCGGCGAGCTGAGCCGGGAGCTCTCGGCGTCGCCGTTCATGGTGCTGCTGGCCGGCTACGCGGCACTCGTGGCACGACTGTCCCGAGTGGACGACGTCGTCGTCGGCGTCCCGGTCGCCGGCCGCGACCTGCCGGAGCTGGCCGACCTGATCGGCATGTTCGTCAACCAGATGGCCGTACGCGTCGACTGTTCGGGCGCGCCCGCGTTCACCGAGCTGGTCGGCCGGGTCCGGACCACGCTGCTGGAAGCGATCGACCACAGCCAGGTGCCGTTCCAGGTGGTCGCCGAGGCAGCCGGGGCCGAGCGCGACCCCGGCGTGCAGACGCTGTATCAGCTCGGGTTCAACTTCCTGCCCGACTCGGGGCTGGAGCCGGTCCGCTCGGCCACCGCGAAGGACGACATCGCGATCGACCTGACCGCCGTGGACGGCAGGCTCGTCTACCGCACCGACCTGTTCGACCGCGAGACCGCCGAAGCCGTGGCCGAGCGGTACCTGCGGCTGCTGACTTCGGCGCTGGCCGATCCGGCACAGTCGATCGCGGACCTGTCGCTGCTTTCGGAGGTCGAGCGTGAGCTGGTCCTGACCGGCTGGAACTCGGCGGAACCGTCCACAGTGTCTAATTCGGACGCCACGACCGTGCCCGCCCGGTTCGAGGACCAGGTGCGGCGGACCCCGGACGCACCCGCCGTAGACCTCGGTGGGGTTCGCCTGACCTACGCCGAGCTGAACACGCGGGCCAACCGCGTCGCACACCGGCTGCGCGAGCTGGGCGCCGGTCCCGGCACCGTCGTCGGTGTCTGCGTGCCGAACTCGGCGGATCTGCTGACCGGCCTGCTCGGGGTGCTGAAGAGCGGCGCGGCCTACGTCCCGCTCGACCCGGCCAACCCGGCCCCGCGGCAGGCGCTGATCCTCGCCGACGCGGGTGTCCCGTTCGTGCTGGTCGCCGGAGAGTCCACTTTGGACACCAAGACGCTGGCCCTGGACGATCCGGCCGAGTGGTCCACCGCGGCCACCGAGAACCCGGAACCGGCGGCCGGGCCGGGCGACGTCGCCTATGTGATCTACACGTCGGGCTCGACCGGGCGGCCCAAGGGCGTCGAGGTCGAGCACCGTGCCGTCGACACGTACCTGGCGTGGGCGCGTGAGGCGTACCCCGGCCTGGCCGGACGGGCGCTGCTGCACACGTCGCCGTCGTTCGACCTCACCGTGACGACGCTGCTCGGCACCCTCACCGCCGGGGGCGCGGTGGTCGACGGCGGCAGGCCGACGTTCGTCAAGGCGACCCCGACGCACCTCGCCGTCCTCGCCGAGGAGCTGTTCCCGACGGGTGAGCTGGTACTCGGTGGCGAAGCGCTGACCGCGGAAGCCGTTCAGCCGTGGCGAGAGCGGCACCCCGGCACGCTCGTCGTCAACGAGTACGGCCCGACCGAGGCCACGGTCGGCTGTGTCGTGCACCGGATCGAACCCGGGGACGAGCTGCCGTCCGGACCCGTCCTGATCGGCCGTCCAGTGCCCGGTACCCGCGTGTACGTTCTCGACGAGCGGCGGCAGCCGGTGCCGCCGGGTGTCCCGGGCGAGCTGTTCGTCGCCGGGCCGCAGCTCGCCCGCGGCTACCTCGGGCTGCCGGACCTGACCGCCGAAAAGTTCACCGAGGGTCCGTCCGGCCGCATGTACGCGACCGGCGACCTCGTCCGCTGGCGCCGCGACGGCACGCTCGATTACCTCGGCCGCATCGACGAGCAGGTGAAACTGCGCGGCTACCGCATCGAACCCGGCGAGGTCGAAGCTGCGCTGCGCGAGCTGCCACAGGTGCGGGACGCGGCGGTGGCGGTGCGCGGCGACACGCTCGTCGGCTATGTCGTCGGCAGCTCCGACGGAGCGGCCGAAGCCCTGCGGAAGACGTTGCCGGACTACCTGGTGCCGACCCGGTTCGTGAAGCTGGACGCGCTGCCGATGGCGGCCAGCGGCAAGCTCGACCGGGCCGCGCTGCCGGATCCCGAACCCGGTGAGGCGGTGGCGTACGTCGCACCCCGGACCGCGGCCGAAGAACTCGTCACCGAGGTGCTCGGCGAGCTGCTCGACATCGGTGACCTCGGCGTGCACGACGACTTCTTCGCTCGCGGCGGCAACTCGCTGCTGGCGATCCGCGCGATGTCCCGGCTCCGCAAACAGCTCGAAGTCGACATCCCGGTGCGGGGGCTGTTCTCTTTCACCACCGTCGCCGAACTCGCCGCCGAGATCGAGCGGCGGCTCGCCGAGGACCTCGACCAGCTCAGTGACGAAGAGGTCCAGCGCCAGCTGGCCGAAGGCGAGCTCTCATGA
- a CDS encoding type I polyketide synthase, producing MTHLPETGAGDPGAEPIAIVGLDVRVPGARDARQFWRNLVDGVESIVPATREEMIARGAEEATVDDPSWVNATTVVDGFDEFDADLFGMTSREAEITDPQHRLFLQSCHAALTDAGYDPARFDGAIGVYGGSGGTGYLKENLLRNERILASQHGGIGISTGNQPSYLTTSVSYKLDLRGPSLAVFTACSTSLVAVHLACEALRNGECDMALAGGVNLEMPHGIGYMGVEGFTSPDGHVRAFDEGANGTVWSSGAGVVLVKRLSQAIEDGDHIRGVVLGNAINNDGATKVGFSAPSVAGQTEAIAQAVGMAGVDPRTIGYVEAHGTGTALGDPMEIAALSTVYGNGVADTGWCAIGSVKSNIGHLSQAAGVVSLIKAVLVMEHRLIPPTINYHEPNPGIDFPASPFYPAQGVTKWEAAAAPRRAGVSSFGVGGTNAHVVLEEAPAPQWSRAPHPAHLLRVSANTAEALSAAVDGLAERLAGDVDLDLADVAHTLAAGRTEYPHRAVVVARDSEDAVDGLRDSRRLVSAQAGEPNVAFLFPGQGSQYAGMGAELYEAEPVFAAAVDECLRLLESELPELRDLIFSPGGEQALRETRVTQPALFVVEYALAKLWQSWGVLPSAMIGHSVGEYVAATVAGVFTLPDALNLVATRGRLMQSMPAGAMLAVQLDEESVTTRLPGTLAIAGVNGPGTCVVAGPPDAVADFAATLKASGVQCRELVTSHAFHSPMMDPVLAEFTAAVTAVVRTAPALPFLSNVTGDWITDAQATDPAYWASHLRQAVRFGDCVKNLFVRGGRWALVECGPGHQLAGLARGQVPKGMPAPQPSLPGRTERIGDVETLYGAAGLLWTNGVSLDSRTFGAPGHRVPLPGYPYARKRYWVDPDPVTDARPARRSGPLPLSEWFAVPAWRQAEPDLRREPFANALVFAAEDVLPRQLRDAGVTVTEVRPGNGFAVTETGFTVRPGVREDYDALVAALPARPERVVHAWTLTGDERGMAAQDHGFFSVLNLVQAWGEPMRIDVLSTGAADVTGTDLTRPEHATLAGIARVVPLEVPGTVVRRIDVDADHPQDAVAELFRPADAAAEVALRTGRRWVLDHTQIELPPAAEPVLRDGGRYLITGGTGGIGITLAEDLARRVRAKLVLLARTALPPRAEWDPHLAAHGGTDRTGRAILAVRRMEAAGAVVHVVAADVTDAARLREVRELAEREFGGLDGIVHAAGMPGGGVAEVKERAAAEAVLAPKIAGTLALSEAFGDLPMDFVALCSSITAVVGGIGQVDYCAANNFLDAYARGNHGWRARLVSHAWGGWDEVGMAAEVAAPTTIRTARSRALGPVEHPVLTTRSEDGAHGLVSAATHWLLDEHRIAGVPVVPGTGHLETVRAAVAAALPKPGDGHVVELRDVVFLEPFGVPDGATAEYRVEFDGDEFTVTSHVAGASRTHVRGSAGWVAAVPTSTVDIEAVTGRTEPIDDGHGFGTGRTSMVTFGPRWAALREHRIGAHEELATITAPDAAAGDVGTWGLHPALLDVATAFGRGRGSGAYLPMGYGRIVVHDALPASFRSHLRYRDSGGDQVVAADLALCDETGRVLVTIEDFVLRQVDQDAVGGGLTSTSTASQASTVSDSDKTSTGIRPVDGAEAFVRALSPGLGGQVVISTLPVRELIEHRVSAEELDEPGEAPVRVSEDDYVAPRTDLEAEIARQWTELLGVEKIGVHDDFFALGGNSLVAIQLIAQVRKATGTRLAMKTLFEASTVATLVERIEELRDGKAEATAEPARTTIPKLER from the coding sequence GTGACCCACCTTCCCGAAACCGGCGCCGGCGATCCCGGAGCCGAACCGATCGCGATCGTCGGACTCGATGTACGCGTGCCCGGCGCGCGTGACGCGCGGCAGTTCTGGCGCAACCTCGTCGACGGCGTCGAGTCGATCGTGCCCGCCACCCGCGAGGAGATGATCGCCCGCGGCGCCGAAGAGGCCACTGTGGACGATCCGAGCTGGGTGAACGCCACCACCGTGGTCGACGGCTTCGACGAGTTCGACGCGGACCTGTTCGGCATGACCAGCCGCGAGGCAGAGATCACCGACCCGCAGCATCGGCTGTTCCTGCAGTCGTGCCACGCCGCGCTGACCGACGCGGGCTACGACCCGGCCCGCTTCGACGGCGCGATCGGCGTCTACGGCGGGTCGGGGGGCACCGGCTACCTGAAGGAGAACCTGCTGCGCAACGAGCGGATTCTCGCCTCGCAGCACGGCGGTATCGGCATTTCGACCGGCAACCAGCCGAGCTACCTGACGACCTCGGTGTCGTACAAGCTCGACCTGCGCGGCCCGAGTCTCGCGGTGTTCACCGCCTGCTCGACGTCCCTGGTCGCGGTGCACCTGGCCTGTGAGGCGCTGCGCAACGGTGAATGCGACATGGCGCTGGCGGGCGGGGTCAACCTGGAGATGCCGCATGGCATCGGCTATATGGGCGTCGAAGGCTTCACCTCGCCGGACGGCCACGTGCGCGCGTTCGACGAAGGCGCCAACGGCACGGTCTGGAGCAGCGGCGCCGGGGTCGTGCTGGTGAAGCGGCTGTCGCAGGCGATCGAGGACGGCGACCACATCCGGGGCGTCGTGCTGGGCAACGCGATCAACAACGACGGCGCCACCAAGGTCGGCTTCTCCGCGCCCAGCGTGGCCGGGCAGACCGAGGCGATCGCGCAGGCCGTCGGCATGGCCGGTGTCGACCCGCGCACCATCGGCTACGTCGAGGCGCACGGCACCGGCACGGCGCTGGGCGACCCGATGGAGATCGCCGCACTGTCCACTGTGTACGGAAACGGGGTCGCGGACACCGGCTGGTGCGCGATCGGCTCGGTGAAGTCCAACATCGGTCACCTGTCGCAGGCGGCGGGCGTGGTCTCGCTGATCAAGGCCGTGCTCGTCATGGAGCACAGGCTGATCCCGCCGACCATCAACTACCACGAACCCAACCCGGGCATCGACTTCCCGGCGAGCCCGTTCTACCCGGCGCAAGGGGTGACGAAGTGGGAGGCGGCCGCGGCACCGCGGCGGGCGGGCGTCAGCTCGTTCGGCGTCGGCGGTACCAACGCGCACGTCGTGCTGGAGGAGGCGCCCGCCCCGCAGTGGAGCAGGGCGCCGCACCCGGCGCATCTGCTGCGGGTGTCGGCCAACACGGCGGAGGCGCTCTCGGCCGCCGTCGACGGGCTGGCCGAGCGGCTGGCCGGGGACGTCGATCTCGACCTCGCCGACGTGGCCCACACCCTGGCCGCCGGGCGCACCGAGTACCCGCACCGCGCGGTCGTCGTCGCCCGTGACTCCGAGGACGCGGTCGACGGGCTGCGGGACTCGCGGCGCCTCGTGTCCGCACAGGCCGGGGAGCCGAACGTGGCGTTCCTCTTCCCCGGGCAGGGTTCGCAGTACGCCGGGATGGGCGCCGAGCTGTACGAGGCCGAGCCGGTGTTCGCCGCGGCCGTCGACGAGTGCCTGCGGCTGCTCGAATCCGAGCTGCCGGAGCTGCGCGACCTGATCTTCTCACCCGGTGGCGAGCAGGCGCTGCGGGAAACCCGCGTGACCCAGCCCGCGCTGTTCGTCGTCGAGTACGCGCTGGCGAAGCTGTGGCAGAGCTGGGGTGTGCTGCCCTCGGCGATGATCGGTCACTCGGTCGGCGAGTACGTCGCCGCCACCGTCGCCGGGGTCTTCACCCTGCCGGACGCGCTGAACCTGGTCGCCACCCGCGGCCGTCTGATGCAGTCGATGCCCGCCGGGGCGATGCTCGCCGTCCAGCTCGACGAGGAGAGCGTCACCACGCGGCTGCCGGGCACCCTCGCGATCGCCGGGGTGAACGGGCCCGGCACGTGCGTCGTGGCCGGACCGCCGGACGCGGTCGCGGATTTCGCGGCGACGCTCAAGGCCAGCGGCGTGCAGTGCCGCGAGCTGGTGACCTCGCACGCGTTCCACTCGCCGATGATGGACCCGGTACTGGCCGAGTTCACCGCCGCCGTCACCGCCGTCGTCCGTACCGCGCCCGCGCTGCCGTTCCTGTCGAACGTCACCGGCGACTGGATCACCGACGCCCAGGCCACCGACCCCGCTTACTGGGCCTCTCACCTGCGCCAGGCCGTCCGGTTCGGCGACTGTGTCAAGAATCTGTTCGTGCGCGGCGGCCGCTGGGCGCTCGTCGAATGCGGCCCCGGTCACCAGCTTGCCGGGCTGGCCCGCGGCCAGGTCCCGAAGGGCATGCCCGCGCCGCAGCCGAGCCTGCCGGGCCGGACCGAGCGCATCGGCGACGTCGAAACGCTGTACGGCGCCGCCGGTCTCTTGTGGACGAACGGGGTTTCCCTGGATTCGCGGACGTTCGGCGCGCCCGGCCACCGGGTACCGCTGCCCGGCTACCCGTACGCGCGCAAGCGGTACTGGGTCGATCCGGACCCGGTCACGGACGCCCGGCCCGCGCGGCGGAGCGGTCCGCTGCCGCTGTCCGAGTGGTTCGCGGTCCCGGCGTGGCGGCAGGCGGAACCGGACCTGAGACGCGAGCCCTTCGCGAACGCGCTCGTCTTCGCCGCCGAGGACGTCCTGCCGAGGCAGCTGCGTGACGCGGGTGTGACGGTCACCGAAGTGCGTCCCGGCAACGGGTTCGCCGTGACGGAGACGGGATTCACCGTCCGGCCCGGGGTACGAGAGGACTACGACGCGCTCGTGGCCGCGCTGCCCGCCCGGCCCGAGCGGGTCGTGCACGCCTGGACGCTGACCGGGGACGAGCGCGGCATGGCCGCCCAGGATCACGGGTTCTTCAGCGTGCTCAACCTCGTCCAGGCCTGGGGTGAGCCGATGCGGATCGACGTGCTGAGCACCGGAGCCGCCGACGTCACCGGCACCGACCTGACCCGCCCCGAGCACGCGACCCTGGCGGGCATCGCCAGGGTGGTGCCGCTGGAGGTCCCGGGCACGGTGGTGCGCCGGATCGATGTCGACGCGGACCACCCGCAGGACGCCGTCGCCGAGCTGTTCCGCCCGGCCGACGCGGCGGCCGAGGTCGCGCTGCGGACAGGCCGCCGCTGGGTGCTGGACCACACCCAGATCGAACTGCCCCCGGCCGCCGAGCCGGTGCTGCGCGACGGCGGCCGGTACCTGATCACCGGCGGGACCGGCGGCATCGGCATCACGCTCGCCGAGGACCTCGCCCGCCGGGTGCGGGCGAAGCTCGTGCTGCTCGCCCGCACCGCATTGCCGCCGCGGGCGGAGTGGGACCCGCATCTCGCCGCGCACGGCGGCACCGACCGCACCGGGCGCGCGATCCTCGCCGTGCGGCGGATGGAGGCCGCGGGCGCGGTGGTGCACGTCGTCGCCGCCGACGTCACCGACGCGGCGCGCCTGCGTGAGGTGCGTGAGCTGGCCGAGCGCGAGTTCGGTGGCCTCGACGGGATCGTGCACGCCGCCGGGATGCCCGGCGGCGGCGTCGCCGAGGTGAAGGAGCGGGCCGCGGCCGAGGCCGTGCTGGCCCCGAAGATCGCCGGGACGCTGGCTCTGTCCGAGGCGTTCGGCGACCTGCCGATGGACTTCGTCGCGCTGTGCTCGTCGATCACCGCGGTGGTCGGCGGCATCGGGCAGGTCGACTACTGCGCCGCCAACAACTTCCTCGACGCCTACGCGCGGGGGAACCACGGCTGGCGGGCGCGGCTGGTCTCGCATGCCTGGGGTGGCTGGGACGAGGTCGGCATGGCCGCGGAGGTGGCCGCTCCGACCACGATCCGCACCGCCCGGTCGCGGGCACTCGGCCCGGTCGAACACCCCGTGCTCACCACGCGCTCCGAGGACGGCGCGCACGGGCTCGTCTCGGCGGCCACGCACTGGCTTCTCGACGAGCACCGGATCGCCGGGGTACCGGTGGTGCCGGGCACGGGACACCTGGAGACCGTCCGCGCGGCGGTGGCCGCGGCGCTGCCGAAGCCCGGTGACGGGCACGTCGTCGAGCTGCGGGACGTCGTGTTCCTGGAGCCGTTCGGCGTCCCGGACGGCGCCACCGCGGAGTACCGCGTGGAGTTCGACGGCGACGAATTCACCGTGACCAGCCATGTCGCCGGTGCGAGCCGGACCCACGTGCGCGGATCCGCCGGATGGGTCGCGGCCGTGCCGACGTCCACTGTGGACATCGAGGCGGTGACCGGGCGGACCGAACCGATCGACGACGGGCACGGCTTCGGAACCGGCCGCACCAGCATGGTCACCTTTGGCCCGCGCTGGGCGGCGCTGCGCGAACACCGCATCGGCGCGCACGAGGAGCTGGCCACGATCACGGCACCCGACGCGGCGGCGGGTGACGTCGGCACGTGGGGGCTGCACCCGGCGCTGCTGGACGTCGCGACCGCGTTCGGCCGAGGCCGGGGGAGCGGCGCCTACCTGCCGATGGGCTACGGCCGGATCGTCGTGCACGACGCGCTCCCGGCGAGTTTCCGCAGTCACCTGCGCTACCGCGACTCCGGCGGCGACCAGGTGGTGGCGGCCGACCTCGCGCTGTGCGACGAGACCGGCCGCGTGCTCGTCACGATCGAGGACTTCGTGCTGCGCCAGGTCGATCAGGACGCTGTCGGTGGCGGCTTGACTTCGACGTCCACGGCATCCCAAGCGTCCACTGTGTCCGATTCGGACAAGACGTCGACCGGGATCCGGCCGGTGGACGGCGCCGAGGCGTTCGTCCGGGCGTTGTCCCCCGGCCTCGGCGGGCAGGTGGTGATCAGCACGCTCCCGGTGCGGGAGCTGATCGAGCACCGGGTCAGCGCCGAGGAGCTGGACGAACCCGGCGAAGCACCGGTGAGGGTGTCGGAGGACGACTACGTCGCTCCGCGCACCGACCTGGAGGCCGAGATCGCCCGCCAGTGGACCGAGCTGCTAGGCGTGGAGAAGATCGGTGTGCACGACGACTTCTTCGCTCTCGGCGGGAACTCGCTGGTCGCCATCCAGCTCATCGCCCAGGTGCGCAAGGCCACCGGTACCCGGCTGGCGATGAAGACGCTGTTCGAAGCGTCCACAGTGGCCACTCTGGTCGAGCGGATCGAGGAGTTGCGCGACGGCAAGGCCGAGGCGACGGCCGAACCCGCCCGGACCACCATCCCGAAGCTCGAGCGCTGA